In a genomic window of Nothobranchius furzeri strain GRZ-AD chromosome 14, NfurGRZ-RIMD1, whole genome shotgun sequence:
- the LOC129164946 gene encoding ribosyldihydronicotinamide dehydrogenase [quinone]-like, translated as MAKVLIVYAHQSSGSFNAAAKDLAVEVLTAQGCSVEVSDLYAMDFKAAATVDDIKGSVKDADHFSYLRETKLAFEEGRLSEDITKEHAKIIEADLIIFQFPMYWFGLPAIMKGWIDRVLTNGFAFSTEQLYSQGVFKDKKTMLSFTTGSLESMFSPTGINGDMNVTLWPIQNGILNYCGFQVLAPQIFWAPALAAAEDRKGMLEGWRTRLQGLLEEKPLSFIPLDSFDQKTFQLKPDVHEQHASKEFGLTVGIHLNEPLPPHSQMKAGC; from the exons ATGG CAAAGGTCTTGATTGTTTACGCCCACCAGAGCTCTGGCTCATTCAACGCTGCAGCCAAAGATCTTGCTGTGGAGGTTCTGACTGCTCAGGGCTGCTCTGTAGAAGTCTCTGACCTGTATGCCATGGACTTTAAAGCTGCAGCTACAGTTGATGACATCAAAG GTTCTGTGAAAGATGCTGACCACTTCTCTTACCTACGGGAGACTAAACTGGCCTTTGAGGAAGGAAGGCTGTCGGAGGACATCACCAAGGAGCATGCTAAAATCATTGAGGCAGATCTGATCATCTTTCAG TTCCCCATGTACTGGTTTGGTCTTCCTGCAATCATGAAGGGCTGGATCGACAGGGTGCTCACAAATGGCTTTGCCTTCTCGACGGAGCAGCTCTACAGCCAGGGAGTCTTCAAG GACAAGAAGACCATGTTGtccttcaccactgggtctcttgAATCCATGTTCAGCCCAACTGGCATCAATGGAGACATGAACGTCACCCTGTGGCCAATCCAG AACGGCATTCTGAACTACTGCGGCTTCCAGGTTCTGGCCCCTCAGATCTTCTGGGCTCCCGCTCTAGCAGCTGCTGAAGATCGTAAAGGCATGCTGGAGGGCTGGCGTACACGACTGCAGGGCCTCCTGGAGGAGAAGCCTCTGTCCTTCATCCCTCTGGACTCCTTTGACCAGAAGACCTTCCAGCTGAAGCCTGATGTCCATGAGCAACATGCCAGCAAGGAGTTTGGTCTGACTGTGGGCATCCACCTGAACGAGCCTCTGCCCCCCCACAGCCAGATGAAAGCTGGATGCTGA
- the LOC129164947 gene encoding ribosyldihydronicotinamide dehydrogenase [quinone]-like, with protein sequence MAKVLIVYAHQSSGSFNAAAKDLAVEVLTAQGCTVEVSDLYAMDFKAAATVDDIKGSVKDADHFSYLRETKLAFEEGRLSEDITKEHAKIIEADLIIFQFPLYWFGLPAIMKGWIDRVLTNGFAFSTEQLYSQGVFKDKKTMLSFTTGSLESMFSPTGINGDMNVTLWPIQNGILNYCGFQVLAPQIFWAPALAAAEDCKGMLEGWRTRLQGLLEEKPLSFIPLDSFDQKTFQLKPDVHEQHASKEFGLTVGIHLNKPLPPHSQMKAGC encoded by the exons ATGG CAAAGGTCTTGATTGTTTACGCCCACCAGAGCTCTGGCTCATTCAACGCTGCAGCCAAAGATCTTGCTGTGGAGGTTCTGACTGCTCAGGGCTGCACTGTAGAAGTCTCTGACCTGTATGCCATGGACTTTAAAGCTGCAGCTACAGTTGATGACATCAAAG GTTCTGTGAAAGATGCTGACCACTTCTCTTACCTACGGGAGACTAAACTGGCCTTTGAGGAAGGAAGGCTGTCGGAGGACATCACCAAGGAGCATGCTAAAATCATTGAGGCGGATCTGATCATCTTTCAG TTCCCCTTGTACTGGTTTGGTCTTCCTGCAATCATGAAGGGCTGGATCGACAGGGTGCTCACAAATGGCTTTGCCTTCTCGACAGAGCAGCTCTACAGCCAGGGAGTCTTCAAG GACAAGAAGACCATGTTGtccttcaccactgggtctcttgAATCCATGTTCAGCCCAACTGGCATCAATGGAGACATGAATGTCACCCTGTGGCCAATCCAG AACGGCATTCTGAACTACTGCGGCTTCCAGGTTCTGGCCCCTCAGATCTTCTGGGCTCCCGCTCTAGCAGCTGCTGAAGATTGTAAAGGCATGCTGGAGGGCTGGCGTACACGACTGCAGGGCCTCCTGGAGGAGAAGCCCCTATCCTTCATCCCTCTGGACTCCTTTGACCAGAAGACCTTCCAGCTGAAGCCTGATGTCCATGAGCAACACGCCAGCAAGGAGTTTGGTCTGACTGTGGGCATCCACCTGAACAAGCCTCTGCCCCCCCACAGCCAGATGAAAGCTGGATGCTGA